One stretch of Rana temporaria chromosome 10, aRanTem1.1, whole genome shotgun sequence DNA includes these proteins:
- the LOC120915544 gene encoding charged multivesicular body protein 2a-like yields MDVLSGRQKTPEEILQLYQQALTYAIRELDRERQKLEQQEKKVITDIKTMAKQGQVEDVKILAKDLVRIRRYVKKYISMKARSQDVSHKMPTLKSNDSMAQAMKGVTKAMATMNRQMKLPQIQKIIMEFEKQAEIMDMKEEMMNDAIDGAMGDEDDEEVSDAEVSQVLDELGLNLIDKLSNLPSTGGYPSVAGGNN; encoded by the exons ATGGATGTCTTGTCCGGACGCCAGAAGACCCCAGAGGAGATACTGCAGCTGTATCAGCAGGCCCTTACCTACGCCATAAGGGAGCTCGACCGCGAGCGACAGAAACTCGAGCAGCAGGAGAAGAAAGTTATAACCGATATTAAGACAATGGCTAAACAGGGACAGGTG gaGGATGTGAAGATCCTGGCTAAGGACCTGGTCCGTATCCGACGCTACGTGAAGAAGTACATTAGCATGAAAGCCAGATCTCAGGACGTCTCCCATAAAATGCCGACATTGAAGTCTAATGACTCCATGGCCCAGGCGATGAAAGGGGTAACTAAAGCCATGGCTACCATGAACAGGCAG ATGAAATTGCCCCAAATCCAGAAGATCATAATGGAGTTTGAGAAGCAGGCAGAGATTATGGACATGAAGGAGGAGATGATGAATGACGCTATCGATGGCGCAATGGGGGATGAGGATGACGAGGAAGTAAG tGACGCTGAGGTATCTCAGGTATTGGATGAACTGGGCCTAAATCTTATCGATAAGCTCTCCA ACCTACCGAGTACAGGAGGATACCCCAGCGTGGCTGGAGGGAACAATTAG